Proteins encoded by one window of Mycolicibacterium sp. ND9-15:
- a CDS encoding NAD(P)/FAD-dependent oxidoreductase, whose product MSAQETFVIVGAGLAGAKAAEALRAQDFGGKVVLIGDENDRPYDRPPLSKGYLLGKSEREEIYVHPPEWYAENDIDLRVGTRVVEIDRPDHAVKTQRGEELRYDKLLLATGSSPRHLRVPGAELGGVHYLRRVADSEGLRAAFDSAQRVAMIGAGWIGLETAAAARAAGCHVTLIERSELPLLTVLGPEVAATYADLHRNHGVDLRLDAEVIEIVGASSGVTGVSLADGVVQADAVVVGVGITPNTELAEAAGLPIDNGIVVDEHLATVDPDVFAAGDVANAYYPTLDTHLRLEHWSAALNQGPVAAANMIGKPVSYDRVPYFFSDQYDSGMEYTGYVDGGGYDTVVFRGDVAGGEFIAFWMRDGRVLAGMNVNVWDVTEAIEGLVRSGAQVDSAKLADPAAPWQELLSSK is encoded by the coding sequence ATGAGCGCACAGGAAACGTTCGTCATCGTCGGCGCCGGACTGGCGGGTGCCAAGGCAGCCGAGGCGCTACGCGCTCAGGATTTCGGCGGAAAGGTCGTGCTTATCGGGGACGAGAACGACCGACCGTACGACCGACCGCCTTTGTCAAAGGGTTACCTGCTGGGCAAATCCGAGCGCGAAGAAATCTACGTTCATCCGCCCGAGTGGTACGCCGAGAACGATATCGATTTACGCGTCGGCACACGAGTCGTCGAAATCGATCGGCCTGACCATGCCGTGAAAACCCAACGCGGAGAAGAGCTCCGCTACGACAAGCTGCTCCTGGCAACCGGTTCCTCGCCGAGGCACCTGCGCGTGCCCGGCGCCGAGCTGGGTGGCGTGCATTACCTGCGCCGGGTCGCCGACAGCGAGGGACTGCGTGCGGCCTTCGATTCGGCACAGCGGGTGGCCATGATCGGAGCCGGCTGGATCGGCTTGGAGACGGCGGCCGCTGCGAGGGCCGCCGGGTGCCATGTGACCCTGATCGAGAGATCAGAGCTGCCACTGCTGACGGTGCTCGGGCCCGAGGTGGCCGCCACCTACGCTGACCTTCACCGCAACCACGGTGTCGACCTGAGGCTTGACGCGGAGGTGATCGAGATCGTCGGAGCGAGCAGCGGAGTGACCGGTGTCAGCTTGGCTGACGGTGTAGTGCAGGCCGACGCCGTCGTGGTCGGCGTGGGCATCACACCCAACACCGAGCTGGCCGAAGCAGCCGGGCTGCCGATCGACAACGGGATCGTCGTCGACGAACACCTGGCCACCGTCGACCCCGATGTGTTCGCTGCCGGGGATGTCGCCAATGCCTACTACCCAACGCTGGACACCCACCTGCGGCTCGAGCACTGGTCGGCTGCCCTGAACCAAGGACCCGTTGCGGCCGCGAACATGATCGGCAAGCCCGTGTCGTATGACCGGGTGCCGTACTTCTTCTCCGACCAGTACGACAGCGGGATGGAATACACCGGCTACGTCGACGGCGGCGGTTACGACACCGTCGTGTTCCGTGGCGATGTCGCCGGCGGCGAGTTCATCGCATTCTGGATGCGGGATGGGCGGGTACTCGCGGGGATGAACGTCAACGTCTGGGACGTCACCGAGGCCATCGAGGGGTTGGTGCGCTCCGGTGCCCAGGTCGATTCGGCGAAGTTGGCCGACCCCGCAGCCCCCTGGCAGGAGTTGCTGTCGAGTAAGTGA
- a CDS encoding aromatic ring-hydroxylating oxygenase subunit alpha: MSIPTTASVADDVEIVRRIFAHIDAGTTDEGDAWREPVENYLDPIRFVNELETLRAFPSVFMPSATIPNAGDHAERVTFGVPLCAVRDRDGRARVFRNSCRHRGMALVEGPGCSRALVCRYHGWTYRLDGSLSHVPHPEAFPDLDVSARGLVEVDSREVDGLIIIGPLSPPPDPQRADTAMAALADGSPWRAKLLPADRLFTVRPALRAMNWKVLVEQFLEGYHIRTTHKETFYPIQYDDLNIVEAFGPNTRITFPYQNIERLRERPESTWNVGHRVTYVYHLFPNVMVATFPNQVLVITIDPIDIDHTTVTIYAMVTPHVAERVSASPEDAAGSRNLLNAGGIEDNEMSEGVQRGLHAGANAFVEFGRHESAIGRFHATLDERLAGSR, encoded by the coding sequence ATGAGCATCCCGACCACGGCGTCGGTCGCCGACGATGTCGAGATCGTTCGTCGCATCTTTGCGCATATCGACGCGGGTACGACCGACGAAGGCGATGCCTGGCGCGAACCTGTCGAGAACTATTTGGACCCAATCCGATTCGTAAACGAGCTCGAGACCCTGCGCGCATTCCCGAGCGTGTTCATGCCGTCGGCAACCATTCCCAACGCCGGCGATCATGCCGAACGTGTCACGTTCGGAGTACCGCTTTGTGCGGTACGCGACCGGGACGGTCGCGCCCGGGTATTTCGCAACTCCTGTCGCCACCGCGGTATGGCATTGGTCGAGGGGCCGGGATGCTCCCGCGCGCTGGTCTGCCGCTATCACGGCTGGACCTACCGCCTCGACGGCTCACTCTCCCACGTTCCCCACCCCGAGGCGTTCCCCGACCTGGACGTGTCTGCCCGCGGGCTCGTCGAGGTCGACAGTCGTGAGGTCGACGGCCTGATCATCATCGGCCCACTGTCACCGCCGCCCGATCCGCAACGCGCCGACACCGCGATGGCCGCCCTGGCCGACGGCAGCCCGTGGCGCGCCAAGCTGCTACCCGCAGACCGGCTTTTCACCGTCAGGCCGGCCCTGCGCGCGATGAACTGGAAGGTGCTCGTCGAGCAGTTCCTGGAGGGCTACCACATCCGCACGACGCACAAGGAGACGTTCTACCCGATTCAATACGACGATCTCAACATTGTCGAAGCGTTCGGCCCGAACACCCGAATCACCTTCCCCTACCAGAACATTGAGCGACTGCGCGAGCGCCCCGAATCCACCTGGAACGTAGGTCACCGGGTGACCTACGTGTACCACCTTTTCCCGAACGTCATGGTTGCGACGTTCCCGAACCAAGTGCTGGTGATAACGATCGACCCGATCGACATCGACCACACCACCGTCACGATCTACGCCATGGTGACACCCCACGTGGCGGAGCGGGTGTCCGCCAGCCCGGAAGACGCCGCGGGGTCGCGAAACCTCCTCAACGCCGGAGGCATAGAAGACAACGAGATGTCCGAGGGCGTCCAGCGGGGTCTGCACGCAGGAGCCAACGCGTTCGTGGAGTTCGGCAGGCACGAGAGCGCGATCGGCCGCTTCCACGCCACGCTCGACGAGCGACTGGCGGGCAGCCGATGA
- a CDS encoding PaaX family transcriptional regulator C-terminal domain-containing protein, whose protein sequence is MSDERRSRVADLIGDLSFSARSVLATALLGADEPHLTVGELVAMASLFGISDGAARTCLWRMVSNGELTSDDGTYTLAGGLLERRQRVDAASRDADIRSWDGTWELAVVSLDRRSAADRLALRKAATGLHLVELRQGVWIRPDNLDRDRSPVLRAVLDRQCVHFHDAATDIPAETVRSLFSLQHWAVDARRIIRALCDEIETEAVATDDFAYWFALSVAAVRHLQLDPLLPAEFVPRDWPGQDLRSAYRRFDEVYKQRLSTAFR, encoded by the coding sequence GTGTCCGATGAGCGCCGCAGCCGGGTAGCCGATCTGATCGGTGACCTCTCGTTCAGTGCTCGATCCGTCCTCGCGACAGCGTTGCTGGGCGCCGACGAACCCCACCTCACGGTCGGTGAACTCGTCGCGATGGCTTCGCTTTTCGGCATCAGCGACGGCGCCGCTCGCACCTGTCTGTGGCGCATGGTCTCCAACGGGGAACTCACCAGCGACGACGGCACCTACACGCTCGCGGGTGGCCTGTTGGAGCGGCGCCAACGCGTCGACGCGGCATCCCGGGACGCCGACATTCGGTCGTGGGACGGCACCTGGGAACTGGCCGTGGTGTCGTTGGACCGCCGGTCGGCGGCCGACCGACTTGCGCTGCGGAAAGCCGCAACGGGACTGCACCTCGTCGAGCTGCGGCAAGGCGTCTGGATTCGGCCGGACAATCTGGATCGGGACAGGTCGCCGGTGCTGCGGGCGGTGCTGGACCGGCAATGCGTCCACTTCCACGACGCCGCGACCGATATCCCCGCCGAAACCGTCAGATCCCTTTTCAGCCTTCAGCATTGGGCGGTCGACGCGCGGCGGATCATTCGCGCCCTGTGCGACGAGATCGAGACCGAAGCTGTTGCGACCGACGACTTCGCATACTGGTTCGCGTTGTCCGTCGCCGCCGTCCGTCATCTTCAACTCGACCCGCTCTTACCCGCTGAGTTCGTCCCGAGGGACTGGCCGGGCCAGGACTTGCGCAGCGCCTACCGTCGCTTCGACGAGGTGTACAAGCAACGACTGAGCACTGCCTTCCGCTGA
- a CDS encoding proline iminopeptidase-family hydrolase: protein MAAGRSPAAMIDEQRFIAVEDELRVWTRRLGGGAEDERAPLLVLHGGPGFPHDYLENLAALAGPRQTVVFYDQLGCGRSDCPDEPERWRLPRFVAEIDSVRRALRLNRVVLLGQSWGGMLAIEYALTQPAGLVGLVLSNSTSSAPLWGAEAQRLRADLPPDVQSTLARHEAAKTTDSPEYRAAIEVFYARHVIRVQSMPDSVRRSFDRLGQPYFVMWGPSEFHVTGNLADWDRTQRLAEIRVPTLLISGEHDESTPAINRVLQRGIPGAQWILLEGCSHLAHVEAPERYLRVVQDFLDSL from the coding sequence ATGGCAGCCGGTCGCAGTCCTGCGGCGATGATCGACGAGCAGCGCTTCATCGCGGTGGAAGACGAGCTGCGCGTCTGGACCCGTCGACTGGGCGGTGGCGCGGAGGACGAACGCGCACCCCTGCTGGTCCTGCACGGCGGGCCGGGATTCCCGCACGACTACCTCGAGAATCTGGCAGCGCTGGCCGGGCCCCGACAGACCGTGGTGTTCTACGACCAGCTGGGGTGTGGGCGCTCCGACTGCCCTGACGAACCCGAACGCTGGCGGCTGCCACGCTTCGTCGCCGAAATCGACAGCGTCCGTCGGGCGCTTCGCCTGAATCGCGTGGTGCTGCTCGGTCAATCCTGGGGCGGCATGCTCGCCATCGAATACGCGCTCACCCAGCCCGCCGGCCTGGTCGGGCTGGTCCTGTCCAACAGCACCTCCAGTGCCCCGCTGTGGGGTGCCGAGGCACAACGCCTGCGTGCCGACCTGCCACCCGACGTGCAGTCCACGCTGGCGCGACACGAGGCCGCAAAAACCACCGACAGCCCGGAATACCGGGCAGCGATCGAGGTCTTCTATGCCCGCCACGTCATCCGCGTGCAATCGATGCCCGACTCTGTGCGTCGCAGCTTCGACCGTCTCGGGCAGCCCTACTTCGTGATGTGGGGGCCCAGCGAATTTCACGTCACCGGCAATCTCGCGGACTGGGATCGAACCCAGCGGCTCGCCGAGATCCGCGTGCCGACGCTGCTGATCTCGGGAGAACACGACGAGTCCACCCCCGCCATCAACCGCGTGCTGCAACGCGGCATCCCCGGGGCGCAGTGGATACTGCTCGAGGGCTGCTCGCACCTCGCCCATGTCGAGGCACCGGAACGCTACCTACGCGTGGTGCAGGACTTTCTCGATTCCCTGTGA
- a CDS encoding cytochrome P450: MASPDGALGLALFDDRYIQDPYPLYAQMHRTGPVHRIGESEFFAVSSWDAVTEAIDRSEDFSSNLTATMVYQPGCGVSAFPVGELGGATQALATADEPFHGIHRKTLLPQMAAKRIRAFEPFIADTATELWNSNASNGSVEWMGAMANRLPMMVVGRIIGVPDVDIDKLIRWGYSATQVVEGLVTREQLEAAGIAVMELSGYITEQFQQAATHPQDDLLGDLATACADGALDDIAALAMMITLFSAGGESTASLIGSAAWVLATRHDVQQQVRDDPQLLGAFLEETLRYEPPFRGHYRHVVNDTELRGVELPSGSRLLLLWGAANHDPTHFDDPDQFRLDRASAKGHISFGKGIHFCVGAALARLEAKLVVSLLLERTTLVEARDVGRWLSSLLVRRLEHLDLALA; encoded by the coding sequence ATGGCATCCCCGGATGGTGCGCTCGGCCTCGCACTCTTCGACGATCGGTACATCCAGGATCCGTATCCGCTCTACGCGCAGATGCACCGGACGGGACCGGTCCACCGCATCGGAGAATCGGAGTTCTTCGCCGTCAGCAGTTGGGATGCCGTCACCGAGGCGATCGACCGCAGCGAGGACTTCTCCTCGAACCTGACGGCGACCATGGTCTACCAGCCCGGGTGCGGTGTGTCGGCATTCCCGGTCGGCGAACTCGGCGGCGCCACACAGGCGCTCGCCACCGCTGACGAGCCGTTCCATGGCATTCACCGCAAAACGTTGCTGCCGCAAATGGCCGCCAAGCGCATCCGCGCCTTCGAGCCGTTCATCGCGGACACCGCCACCGAGTTATGGAACAGCAACGCCAGCAACGGAAGCGTCGAATGGATGGGCGCGATGGCCAACCGCCTGCCGATGATGGTTGTCGGGAGGATCATCGGTGTGCCCGACGTTGACATCGACAAGCTCATCCGGTGGGGGTACTCGGCCACTCAAGTCGTCGAGGGACTGGTCACCCGGGAGCAGCTGGAAGCCGCCGGTATTGCCGTAATGGAACTCAGCGGCTACATCACCGAACAGTTCCAGCAGGCGGCGACCCACCCGCAGGACGATCTGCTGGGCGACCTGGCGACAGCGTGTGCCGACGGCGCACTGGATGACATCGCGGCACTAGCCATGATGATCACACTGTTCAGCGCCGGCGGGGAATCCACGGCATCGCTGATCGGTTCCGCCGCATGGGTTCTCGCGACCCGCCACGACGTGCAACAGCAGGTGCGCGATGATCCGCAACTCCTCGGCGCATTCCTCGAAGAGACCCTGCGCTACGAGCCGCCGTTTCGCGGTCACTATCGCCATGTGGTGAACGACACCGAACTCCGCGGCGTCGAACTGCCATCGGGCTCACGACTTCTGCTGCTCTGGGGTGCGGCCAATCACGACCCGACGCACTTCGACGATCCGGACCAGTTTCGATTGGATCGCGCTTCCGCGAAGGGGCACATCAGTTTCGGCAAAGGCATTCACTTCTGCGTAGGCGCGGCTCTGGCCAGATTGGAGGCCAAGCTCGTGGTCAGCCTATTGCTTGAGCGGACAACCCTGGTCGAAGCGAGGGACGTTGGCCGCTGGTTGTCGAGCCTTTTGGTGCGCCGTCTCGAACATCTGGACTTGGCTCTTGCATGA
- a CDS encoding TetR/AcrR family transcriptional regulator: MTRDDWIVGCARRDVAADRIYRAATELVVENGLDAFDIDALAARLHCSRATIYRYAGGKAQIRDAVLMRLAAGVIQTVRHAVEGLSGPDRVIRAIKVALDQIRADPMRRLMLSTSSAPHLGELHSSPLLGHLAAELAGITDDDPEAAQWIVRVVVSFAYWPTSDGQGEEHLLRRFIAPAFAE; encoded by the coding sequence ATGACTCGCGACGACTGGATAGTCGGTTGCGCCCGTCGCGACGTTGCGGCCGACCGGATCTATCGAGCCGCCACCGAACTCGTTGTCGAGAACGGACTGGACGCCTTCGACATCGACGCCCTGGCAGCGCGACTCCATTGTTCGCGAGCCACGATCTATCGCTACGCCGGAGGGAAGGCGCAGATACGTGACGCGGTGCTGATGCGCCTGGCCGCGGGGGTCATCCAAACCGTTCGGCACGCCGTCGAGGGGCTCAGTGGACCGGACCGGGTCATTCGCGCGATCAAGGTGGCTCTCGACCAGATCAGGGCCGATCCCATGCGGCGATTGATGCTTAGCACGAGCAGCGCTCCTCACCTGGGTGAGCTGCATTCTTCGCCCCTACTAGGGCATCTCGCGGCCGAACTCGCCGGAATCACCGACGACGATCCCGAGGCTGCGCAGTGGATCGTGCGCGTAGTCGTGTCTTTCGCCTACTGGCCGACGAGCGACGGGCAGGGCGAGGAGCACTTGCTGCGGCGCTTCATCGCCCCGGCATTCGCCGAGTAA